The Pecten maximus chromosome 11, xPecMax1.1, whole genome shotgun sequence genome has a segment encoding these proteins:
- the LOC117338648 gene encoding neuropeptides capa receptor-like, with protein MSDQYDFEGFESPSTGPEYKIRQVVFRYVFAVFLILGTVGSFPCIVLLNRYSHTVWSTCVYLSLLLGIDLVKLYVHCGNQWFDAVADENLSWNILVISNSICKVYTFLLSFFNHMSSWIVVAASVELLIAIRFPRHMYVMCMRERSQAVILFIIVLLICLNIHFFWTVGLSLPGQSPEIITPYCHDNYELSEDFRMIIWPLVDFIVRNAIPMISVFSCLCVCSVHIVQNMGRKSNQEEVESLLGKYFLDLKTLHEMKKATVILSMYFLMNSSCLVIEAVLTKFPEVHLNFALFDIVLRTMDYAYLSLKPYIFIVFCKKLRQDMLSSLTYCQSNKHYQVSARKRASSIEVTRSTNSINNAAGARPKIYTATGIGTSTGV; from the coding sequence ATGAGTGATCAGTACGACTTTGAAGGCTTTGAATCTCCGTCCACTGGGCCAGAGTACAAAATTCGTCAGGTTGTGTTCCGTTATGTCTTTGCTGTTTTCCTCATCCTGGGTACCGTTGGATCATTTCCGTGTATTGTGCTGCTGAACCGCTACAGTCACACGGTGTGGTCGACCTGCGTGTACCTCTCCCTTCTCCTTGGTATCGACCTCGTCAAGCTGTATGTCCATTGCGGGAACCAGTGGTTCGACGCTGTAGCCGACGAAAATCTCAGTTGGAACATACTGGTCATATCGAATTCCATCTGCAAAGTGTACACATTTCTCCTGAGTTTTTTCAATCATATGTCCTCCTGGATTGTTGTTGCAGCCAGTGTGGAGTTGCTGATAGCGATACGGTTTCCACGACacatgtatgtgatgtgtaTGCGAGAGCGGTCTCAAGCCGTCATTCTCTTTATCATCGTTCTACTGATCTGCCTCAATATCCACTTTTTCTGGACGGTAGGACTGAGCCTGCCTGGTCAGTCACCAGAAATCATCACACCATACTGCCATGACAACTACGAACTCTCCGAAGATTTCAGAATGATCATCTGGCCTCTTGTTGACTTCATCGTCCGAAATGCTATTCCAATGATATCAGTGTTTTCGTGCCTGTGTGTGTGCTCCGTGCATATCGTCCAAAACATGGGAAGGAAAAGCAACCAAGAAGAAGTTGAATCATTACTTGGCAAGTATTTCCTGGATTTAAAGACACTTCATGAGATGAAAAAAGCCACAGTTATTTTGTCAATGTATTTCCTAATGAACTCGTCATGTTTGGTCATTGAGGCAGTCTTAACCAAATTTCCTGAAGTGCATTTAAATTTTGCTCTATTTGACATCGTGTTGCGGACAATGGATTATGCTTATCTGAGTTTAAAGCCATACATCTTCATTGTGTTCTGCAAGAAGCTCCGACAAGATATGCTGAGCTCCTTGACATACTGCCAGTCTAACAAACACTACCAAGTCTCGGCCAGGAAACGAGCTTCTTCCATCGAGGTCACCCGCTCCACAAACTCTATCAACAATGCCGCTGGTGCACGTCCAAAAATCTACACAGCCACTGGCATCGGTACTTCTACTGGGGTGTGA